Genomic segment of Sarcophilus harrisii chromosome 4, mSarHar1.11, whole genome shotgun sequence:
caaaacatatgcatggataatttttcatcattaacccttgcaaaaccttgtgttccaatttcctccccatcccccatccccttctcctagatggcaagtaatccaatatatgttaaacatggtagaaatatgttaaattcaatatatgtatacatatttatacaatcatcttgctgcacaagaaaaataaaatcaaacaggaaaaagaatgagaaagaaaataaaatgcaagaaaacaacaaaaaaagaatgaaaatgctattcagcattcatttctgtaagactttgtcttccatattttttctccctccttcccttacctctgccccagatagcaagcaacccattgattctttaggattaggttacttaatttccaattaatttttaatctatgttttcatgggtctttattgaatataatttttattgcattattgaaaaggatgtatttactatttctgcttttctgcatttggtttgaAGTTTTTAATGTCTTGGTCAGTTTtctgataaaataatttatgttaaaACAGTAccatattgtttttaaaaggtaCATTTTTAAATGGAGGAAATGAGAGGCTCTTTCAATAAAAATAGCTATCTGTAATGAGAAGATCtatcagtttaaaaaataagataaaattttaatgaaagcCAACAACATAGAGAAAGTGGTGGAAATTTTAGATACAAGCAGAGaatatatgagaaataaaatttaagttccaaaaagcaaatcaaaagaaacagaatatgcaataaaatggaaaaataattaagaactttATATCTTAGAAAGCTAATTTAAATCACAGtcttaatctgaaaaaaaaaaaaggcacagaaaCCCTCTTTTTAAGGAAATTACACAAGATCATTCCAAAATAACTTTCTAGAATTGTAGCTCTATTGAAATTTATTCTACAGTCCCTCTCCTTTGCTTCTTCCCATTGAGACAATTGATTCTGTACCCTAAGTTTTACTGTGCTGTACTGAGTCTTGCGGTACAGTTATATTTTTCCAGAAACAGAAAAGATTTCCAGCTTAATATCACAGGCAGCATAGCTAGTTAAAATTTATTGCTCttcaaattatggaatattactgttctgtaagaaatgaccaacaggatgatttcagaaaggcctggagagacttacacgaactgatgctgagtgaaatgagcaggaccaggagatcattatatacttcaacaacaatattagatgatgaccagttctgatggatcaggccatcctcagcaacgagatcaaccaaatcatttctaatggagcagtaatgaactgaactagctatgcccagaaaaataactctgggagatgactaaaaaccattacattaaattcccaatccctatatttatgcacacatgcatttttgatttccttcacaagctaattgtacaataattcagagtctgattctttttgtacagcaaaataatgttttggtcatgtatacttattgtgtatctaagttatattttaatatatttaacatctactggtcatcctgccatctaggggagggggtggggggggggttaagaggtgaaaaattggaacaagaggtttggcaattgttaatgctgtaaagttacccatgtatatatcctgtaaataaaaggctattaaataaaaatttaaaaaaaaaattaattgctctTCAAACAAGGAATGCAGCAAATATATTGCTAGGATGTGATAAAGACAAGCCAGTGTCTTGTCCTGAATCATGGATGGCCATGGCACATGTGAACAGGAGCTAACCATTTCCACCAGGACTATAAATTGACTTTAGTGGTCTCTAAACACTGGGCCTTTCACTATTTTTTAACTAAATAACCTTACACTTTTTTGCAAACACATCATTTTAGACTAAGTAGAATTCAGGTACTTTTTAACACACCAATGCTAATAAATTTCCTTTGTAGTCAATAAGTCACTTTCTCTGATTCATCAgccattaaataattatatatagcaTTCTCCTTCCTTTGGAGAAAGACTCCCTTCTGAACAGACTGCCTGATTTCAAAGCAGGTCTTATATCACGTAATTCAAAAATCAGAGAATCACTCAGTATACTCACCTCATCTCTGTGCTTATAATTTTGCCAGGATAATTTATTGACAATTTCATCCTATGAAAGCTGAATTCTAGGAAGTTATTCACATTATGAGAACCATATACCAGAATGAACTATAGATCTCTTTAAGGTAAGATTTTGACcgaatttatatatttaaagaccAGCAAGAAAAGATATCATCAGGTAACATAATGAGtgataattcttttaaaagttttgaaaatttttcataattttatacatTAGACCTCCTAGTTCTTTATTCTCACATGTTTATTTGGCTAATTTTCCATCCTCAATTATACAATAGGCTTTTTCACTACTACCGTTAACTATCTACTACTATATCCTACCTTATTACAATCCCTTTAATAGTACACAGCACAtacaacttaataaatattataaactaaGTATGTTTTTCCTCAAGAATATATATGAAACCTAATTGCGTCTTTAAGCTGGATCTCACATTTGATCATTTTGATTTTAGAGAATAATATTCTTACTcctaaatatttcaaataatgcaTGTAATGCCAAAAATTTAAACAATACTTGTGGTATTTCTTCTTAGAGTTATATCTAGAAGAGCTTGCTGACCGAATAATAGAAGTTGATATGGAATGTCAAACTGATGCGTTTTTGGATAGACCACCATCTCCACTCTTTATCCCAGCCAAAACTGGCAGAGATGTAGCCACTCAAATATTAGAAGGCGAGGTATggaaaacttgtttttcttttcataaagtGTATTTATATTGAATGAGAGTTTGTcggtcaacaggcatttattttcAGGGCTTACTACATGCTTGAGATATAAAGAAAGCCAAAACAATTCTTATTGAAGAAGCTTgcaaataaataagcatttataaactatatacagaatagatggaATGTAGTTTCAAAGCGAACACCTGCAGGAAGTGACATTTCAGTGAagttttgaaagaagccagaaattCTAAGTAGTGGGATAGGAAGGGAGAGCATGCCAGGCCTAGAGGACAATGCAGTGCTATAGCGATGATAAATAAATACTTGGCACCGATACAGAACTTCTGTCatcctcattttattctcacaataaccctatgagaaAAGTGATGttagtatctccattttatagatgagaaaattcagacagaaaaaagataaatgacttgtctaaagttacccaagtagtaaatgtctgaggcaggattagaactcagatttccctaaccccaaatccagtgctcttagCTACTATGctttctgcctgtctctgtctgtgtccaAAGATGTAAGTCTGGCTTGGAGAGGGAATGTCTGTGAGAGATTGAGAGTAAGTCAGGTGGCTGGATCATAAGCCCCAAAGAGGCAGGGTATAAGAAGGTGGGAAAATTAGCAATAGACCAAGCTTGTCAGGATCAACCAAAGGCTTTTATGTTTTTGATCCTGGTGCTGATAGATGATCCCTAGAGTACTCAATAGAAGAGAAGGGGCAGGGAACCACATAGTCAGACCTTCACTtgagaaaaatcaattttagCAGCTAAATGAAGTGGATATGTGAGGTGAGCCAAAGGAGTTAGGAACATCCTGCACTAAAGACACAAATGAAGCTAGGTTTGCAATTAGGATAATCTAGTTTTCATATGCTTTTGTAAtgcatatattgacttagaaaggaTTGAATGTATACttaaagaaatctcaaaaaactGCTattaaggaaatagaagaaatgaagctAAGATTTTTTCAACCCTTGCTACTAGAAAATGTGAGAATCTTTCAGGGAGAACAATAGTAAAACAAGAAAGTTTGTCCTTGAATGCATAATTGGATTTTAAAGGTTTTAAATCTTGAAGGTTTGTTATTTTGTCTTCATGGATCCCTATTTGGATTTAATTTACCTGTGGTAGGCTCATACCTCAAGTATCTGCAAATAAAATACTCTTCTGCTCTGTAATGATTGAAACGTGTGAAGGTAATAGCTAATTTCTTTTGGCTTCCTAAGCTGTTTGACTTTGACATTGAAGTCAAACCAATGTTAGAGGTTTTGGTGGGAAAGACCATTGAACAGTCTTTGCTGGAAGTGATGGAGGAAGAAGAATTGGCTGAACTACAAATGCAACAACAACAGTTTGAAGAATTGCGGAATCTGGAACTTGCAGAAGTACAGAGACTTGAAGAGCAAGAGAGGCGCCACCAGGAGGAGAAGGTACAGCAGTGTTAGGTTTTCTCTTTGTTGTTCCCATTATTGATATTATGCATTCAGTTACTTTGGGAATCTCCTATTAACTGGAAATaagacttaatgaaaaaaaaaaaagaattcagaatacTTAATTGGCCAGCTCACACCTCTACACGAGACCACAGGGTCCTTCATAAATTACTTTCTTTATAAAAGAACTTCTTAGTTCAGGTTTCTGAACTGAGTAGTTCAAATTTAGTAGTTCTTTGTAGTTCTAATTTAGCCTTGgatttctcaaaaagaaaatccaagaTACTGAATCTATAATAGTGTCTCCTTTTAATCAGAGCCTAGAGACTCATAACATTATTAAATATGGACTCCtataagttttcattttaaaatagtatttattaaacaatcTATTATGTATTCTATGATTGGTTATAACTtgaacttaatattttttgttagGTATTTAAAAATGAATCCTATTCTTCTCTGGTTAAGCATGATATGTGGTAGCTTGATATTACCTCTTTCAGACCACCAGAAACTATAGCTTACTTAATAAGTATACTTAATAAGTGTAAATTGCTAACTTATTGAATAGCACTCTTTTATTTAACCATTATGTATGTTGTCAGATAGCTTAACATTGAGGTAAAAACCCCggttacaaaccttaaaatgaggCAGGCATAgagaatagaatattatttcGACCTGTGATTATTTGATTTATGTTTCCCATATTCCTTATATCTTTGTAGGACCTTTTTTATGCACACAGAAAACATATGTAATGACTATTTTACTGACACCATTGAATATAAGTAGAACATATACATATCCTAGGAGTGGAGATACAGGAAGCACCACTCAAATAACTAATAGAACTATTTCTTTAGTCTTTGTGATAActaggaaatggaaatggaaatattagattttttcccttctactgAATAAAGCTTGTTACCAGTGTTCTATATGCATAAAGGAGAATAGTATCCAATATGCATGAGGGCTGCATGGGTAATGAGTCTCATTTCAACATTTTATATTGCATGCTTGTGTAAAGTAGGCAGGGTTGAGAGAAGATTAAATATGACATACATGATAAGAAATATGAACATTCAACAAgcatattttactttgtattttgatAAAAGTGGGGCTACAATAACTTCAGTGCATTTTCTTcattgagttctatatttggagcaGCAATACAAGAGAATAAATTACATGATAGTCTTATTATTGTTCCTTAGAAATACTACATAAACATGACttttcatcatctttattttttttttttggcaggaacATCGCAGACAGCAACAACTAGAAGTACTACATAAACAGAATGAGACTTCAAAGAAAATTGCAGCTCGAGCATATGCTAAGATGTACCTGGCTgacctccttccctctgtctttaGTAATCTCAGGGATAAGGGTTACTTCTATGATCCTGTAGAAAGAGgtttgtggcaattctttgtttTGATATGTTAACTCCCAAATAGCACTAATTTTCAGTAATATTCTGTAATAATTTGCATATAGTACTTTggtataacaaagaattttaatatccttttcattttgaaaaaaaaaaaaaaaggattgttttaACTAAGTATTCTGGTCTCCAGGCTAACATGTCCCCTGTTAACATGTCCCCTGTTTCTTTAATGATATGGAATGATATTAAGTTCCTTCACCATTCTTGTTGTTTCCCTCTTAACTGCCCCCAGCTTATCAATGACTTTCAAAAAAATAGGTTACCTAGCTAAAAGTCAAAATTTCAGATGTCTTGTGATCAGGGTAGGAAGACAATAATTTCCCTAGTATTGTACCCTATACCTCTCTCAATACAGACTTTTTATCTACCATCTCATACTGGCTTATAGAGCCAGTTACAACTCCAGATCTTTTATAGACTAATCTGTAGTTGTGTTTCCCTGTACTTGGAAAATAGTAAGTTTTCATTTATCcatattgaatttcatcttaataaattttgttcacTTTTCTAGCCTGTCAAGGTCTTTGTTAATCCTTATGCTATCATCCACTGAATTAATTATTCCTCTCAATTTTGACTcatctacaaatatataaaaatgtgaagGGTAGTGTGATGGTAGGAAATTACTAGTCAATTTAATTGGAACATAAAATGTGTCAagggaaataatgtgaaaaaagcCAGTAATACACATGGATGACAATCCATGAAGGCCTTTAAATGGTACCTtacaaagtttatattttatcctggagagcATTGCGACTCTAAAGTATATTCAGTAGGACAGGGAAATAACCAGACTTggacttttaaaaagattttaactgTTGAATGAGGACAAGATTACAAAGACAGTAGAGTctagagaaagacaaagatttAACAGAAAGGTTATAGGGATCTTTATGAactaaagtggaaaaaaaaaaagaaggatacAAAAGATGTGATGGAAATAGAATTGACAGGACATGGCAACTAATTGTATATagaagatgagaaagaggagggaagagtaAAATGTGACTTATCTCAAATAAAAAGAAGACTAAGAATATTCACTTGAGAAACACTTCCGCATTAACCTATCCATAGatgagacagaaggagagagcttaaggaaaatggaaaataaaggaaaagtgaTACAATAAAGGAAGAGTGATGCTATGAAGctaagagaggagagaatatcgAGTTTTGAAGTGATGAAATGACAAACAGCTGCTCAGAGAGGATGATTGCTGAAACTATTAGATTTGATAATGATGCAGTTATTACtgatatacaaaaatagtttcaatACAGGGTTTGAGTGTCAAAGCCCAAGTACAAGGGATTGAAGAGGCAGGGGATATGAATTCTGGTTCTATCATCTGTTATTAGCTATTCCTCTCAGCCTTGGGTTTTTCAGTTCATCTTTAATTGACTTaaattacaggggtcctcaaactatggcccttgggccagatgcggcaactgaggatgtttatccccctcacccagggctatgaagtttctttctttctttatttttttttgaagtttctttatttaaaggcccacaaaacaaagcttttgtttttactctagccCGGCCCTCCagtagtctgagggacagtgaactggtcccttatttaaaaagtttgacaaCCCCTGACTTAAAAGATTGAACCAGACAGGAAAAATACAAGAACCTTGAAGACCAAAGATGGGTATAATTCAGGATATCCTATTTAGGAAAGAAACATTTGGCTACTTTTTGATTAGTTCCTTAAGtcttctgggttttgtttttgttttttattgtggAAGAGACCTTAAGTTTGCCCTCCCCTctgattttacatatgagaaaaataaagatgcatttGAGTCAGCGATTTCCTCAAGGTATCATTCATCTGGTCTGTCCATTGCTGGGACTAGAGCCCAAGTCCTTTCATTCTTGCCATGGTGCTCTCTACTGAAGCACACTCCTTTCAGTCTATAAAACTATTTATTAGCCTATAAaaaacttgtcattttttttttacaaaatacttgTCATCTAGGAAATGCCAAGGCAGAGGACTGGAAGAATACAATAAATCCTCAATTAACTTCATCAGAATTAGCTAGATTCTTCTCCCACTCCCTcacatatatattgcatatatattggGAAAATTCCTTTTCCATGTGCTTTAAAGAACTAGAGAGATATGGATATTTGTCCTTCTGTCCCAAGACAACAGAGTTGTTCAGTGTTCTCTTTGTGGtcaactctttttttattattgtgttaGTTttttactactactgctgctgcttaTTTCAGACATGGCTGCCAGTATTTCTAAccttaaatgttttcttcctcttctctctacttttccttttttcttttgttaattctCCCATATTTCTCAACTTTCGGGGAAAAGACTAGCAAAAGCTTTCTTTCTAATTGGTGAGTTTAGCATTTATACCATTTATGAGATGTAAGATAGAATCTTTTGGTCTTcaattctttgatgatttctttatcGGCTCTTCAGTATCTACTTTGCTACCaaaatttccttcccttccctccccccacttcccaATGCCAACTTCCACTGCCTATGACCTATTTCAAGATTTAGAGCTGTTTTAAGCACTTGAGAGTGCTAGAAGACTGATCTTCTTAAGAGTTCAGGTTTTATGTgattaaaaagcttttaactGAAACAGATTTCTTATCTATATAAATTCTTCCTTGCCAAGCCCTCTGGTGTTCTGGTGTTCATTCATAAAAGTATAGGAAATTACATCAGTGGCATAGACCTGTAAGGAATACTTCCTCCTTGCCTTTTTACTAAGTCAGGTCCTAACTCCAGAACCAGTTAGCTAGATGATCAAAGCCAAGGCATTTAATATCTTTgggcctatttcctcatctataaaataggagagGGCTGATGGTCTGGCTCTGccattctatgattttgtgaccTAGTTTTAAAACAAAAGTCAATTGATTATTGACTGTTTTAATATTGCTCTTTTTCCATacatctgtgtctctctcttttttttttaacctccactTTCAGATCTAGGTCAGGAGGCTAGTTAGATAGGTACCACATGTACTTAGAGCTCAGAAAAACTACCCTTTCAGTCTAGTATGGACAATGACAAATAagtctaaaaaaaattatattctttcattGTCATCTTTTCCTGATTCATTTGTGTTTAACATAACTGAATTTTAATTAGTAGCTTTGCATATTAGACTGACAGGGCTAAGAGAGTAAAAGCATCATGATTTCTTAGTAAAAATAGATACACCAAAAAATCATAGGACAGGTTTTTGTATGACTTCTAGTTCATGTTTGTTACCCTTCTTGGAAAATTAGCTCTACTATTCTGTTgttgttagttttgtttttgtttaaccATACTTTGTATAAAGCTCTTTTGAGTGAAATAAGGGGTGGGAAATTTCTGGGAAATAACaggttattttgttgttgttgttgtttgctttttaagaATCAACAAAAAAACACTTTAGGCATAAATATGGTAACGAAAATTTTTTAATggtctttctttgtgtctgtttatttatctataaagtaAGAATAGGATAGTTCAGTATAGATTGaataccagacctggagtcaagaaaacctaaattcaaatctggcctcaggtactttctagatgtgtgaccctgggcaagccacttaatcctttttgcctcagtttcttcatctggaaaatgagctggaaaaggaaatagcaaaccattctagtatctttgccaagaaaaccccaaatgatcaaaaagaatcaaacacaactgaaaaacaactaaacaacaacaacaacaaagagtgtcAAGCTGGATCCGGGATTTCTTAACCAAGGGTGCATTAACATCCCATGAACATagataggaaaatattttaatagctgttttttaaacatagtttatttcctttgtaatcttgttattctgaagaaatgttattttgagaaaaggtctataagctttaaaaaaaaaaaaaacaccctcctATTAGATGTCTGTTAAAAATCCCTGATAGTTTTAATCTGTATTCTTTAAGTCTCATTTCATATTTGAGAAAATttatataagaaggaaaaaaaaacaagtgattAGCTCCTTCACTTATAAAACAGAAAGTATTTATATTATCTCTAGTTGCTTAACCTTACAATCTAAAGGAAATTTCTATTATTGTAGTATATACTCATATATGAGAAAAAacacaatttccttttttctaggaatgatttttaaaatttcatttttagaattttttttcttattttatagatattgaaGTTGGATTCCTACCATGGTTGATGCATGAAGTAGATAAGACAATAGAATACAACATGCTGGGGAGAATAGTACTTGACAGTAAGTTATGTTTTTTATGCTTTCATTAAGTCCTTTTCAGAATGACACTACTATCAATTGGTTTTGCTTCAACTGTAATTTTTATATTGTAAGGATAAGATCAACTTATATCAATCAGCTagtatttaagtacttactagGTACCACACTTTGGACTTAAGTGATGGAGATAcacagaaaatgtaaaaatggtCTCTGCTCTCGAAGAGCTTACAATCCAACAGAGATCATAGTTCAAATAATGTgcgtgtgtatacacacacacccttatACTACATACAAAGGAAGAATTAACTTATGGAGTGAGAGCCAGTTGAGATATTAGATAAGAAGATGGTCcaagttctgatggatcaggccatcctcagcaacgagatcaaccaaattatttctaatggagcagtaatgaactgaactagctatacccagaaaaagaactctgggagatgactaaaaaccattacattgaattcccaatccctatatttacacacatgcatttttgatttccttcacaagctaattgtataataattcagagtctgattctttttgtacagcaaaataatgttttggtcatgtatacttattgtgtatctaagttatattttaatatatttaacatctactggtcatcctgccatttaggggagggggtggggggggtaagaggtgaaaaattggaacaagaggtttggcaattgttaatgctgtaaagttacccatgtatatatcctgtaaataaaaggctattaaaataaaaaaaaaataaaataaaaaaaaaataaagttttcatacagaaacaaaaaaaaaaaaaaaaaaagaagatggtcCAGAGGCAATCAGGCAGGATGTATGGGGAGTGATGGTTTGAAAAATGGCTgtaatataaaaagcaaaaatcatcaagaaaaaatttgtaagaaaaaatttaataaagctaataaaaataatctaacaAAATACATGATATGGCATTCTTAACTAGATCATACcaatatataagaaatgatggtcCTATATAAGTTAAATTACAGATTTAATATTATTCAATCAAACCAAGGCGGGGGGGGTGGTGTGGTATTTTATAAAGCAAGATATAAAACAAGTCATTTGAAAGAGTAAAAgaggaataatgaaaaaagttcaaataaaagaaaaataatactacTGGATCTGAAATTATACTATGTAGCTATAATTATCAAACCTATTAGGTTATACTATGTAGCTATAATTATCAAACCTATTAggtatggattaaaaaaaatagaagagtaaGTCAGTAGGATAGACCAgataaggataaataaaaatgGTTAAACTCAAAAACCTGGTGTTGAACCCAGTTCAATATAACCTGGAAATTATCCATAAATTACCtggaaatgttttcctttttgacaaTAAtttacagggaaaattggaaagtattttgtcaaaaattagGTTTGTACCAGATATCACagtaagttcaaaatgaatatgtAACCTGAATATTAAAGGTTATGCCATAAAAATGTAGTGGAAACCAGATCATCTACTCATCACAGATTTGGCGAGGAAGAATATTCTTAGCAATAGATGGAAGTAAtcataaataaaagatatatttagggaattttaaagataaataattttgattccatgaaatttaaaagcttttgcattAACAAAATCTAGACAGCTAGGATAAGAAGAGAAGTAATTGACTAGGGGAAATTTTTGAGCaaatttttgcatcaaatatCTTCAATGAGAATCTAATGGCCAAGAAATATAGAAGCTTATAAAATCAAAAGCCATTCTCATATgaataaatggttaaaaaaaaagagaacaaaataattttgaagaaaagaactgTGGATATGTGCTTACCCAAATTGTTCACCACTGTGATAGAAGATACCCAGCACAGAGCTCAAATCAAAAAGAGGGATCCTTATAGATGGTGAAAGTCCCTCCAGTGCTTCAGTTTGTGGACCACATTGCACTGTTTGGATTGAGCCTGAAACAGTATTATAGAACCTCCTAAATGAATATTTGGCTTAACCatttgttagaatcctagtgttaactcaatggaattgataagatgcttattggttcacacattagaattagagcaaatccttgcaaggtgttaagtcactagtattgatagaaacaatgcttaaatTAACACCttacattagagctcacac
This window contains:
- the RSPH3 gene encoding radial spoke head protein 3 homolog isoform X2, with the translated sequence MWRISRFNFEKEHLIQPLPFLYSFQDVEYDTLELDEEPIRYGNIMYDRRVIRGNTYALHTYPPTSQPDPVELQRQQEAKRKALARKRAREHLRPRSPEPVEGRKHADVQTELYLEELADRIIEVDMECQTDAFLDRPPSPLFIPAKTGRDVATQILEGELFDFDIEVKPMLEVLVGKTIEQSLLEVMEEEELAELQMQQQQFEELRNLELAEVQRLEEQERRHQEEKEHRRQQQLEVLHKQNETSKKIAARAYAKMYLADLLPSVFSNLRDKGYFYDPVERDIEVGFLPWLMHEVDKTIEYNMLGRIVLDMLIREVVETRLNMFEQLGAKQSEVLPDENDKEREESLTTGAEQFIEGSQRSSQRDSQWDSQGGSLRYDSLDSAFTNQRESFERGASFDP